DNA sequence from the Cellulophaga sp. HaHaR_3_176 genome:
TTTAGCAGTAAATAGAGGCATTCATATACTATTAGTATTCAACTAACTTAAAAATGGTCTATCGTTTATACGATATGAACCATCATTTATAAGCATAAATAATGGTTTTTATGAACTTGCATGAGGTTTAATATTAATATATTGTGTATGTCTCATTTTTATAAATTTTCAGTACTATTATTTATTTTTTTTCTACCTCAAATCATACTTGCTGATGTAACATTGAACAGTTTGTTTTCTGATCATATGGTAATACAAAGGGACACTAAAGTACCTATTTGGGGTTGGGCAGATGCTAATGAAAAAGTTGAAGTTTCTACAAGTTGGGGCGAAAGTGAGTTTGTAATAACTGGAGCAGATGGAAAATGGCGCGTAGATATTAAAACACCTAAAGCAGGTGGTCCACATATAATTACGGTATCTGGAAAAAACACAATTGAAATAACAGATGTTTTGTCTGGTGATGTTTGGATTTGCACAGGGCAATCGAATATGGATTTTTCGATGTCTAAATTTGTACGTGATGCTAAAGATCCAAAACACCAACCTTTGGTTGAATATATCAGAAAAGAAGTTGCAACAGTTAATGACGATTGGATTAGACATATAGAAGTACCACAAGCAGCATCTTTATTTAAGAAAAAATTAAATTTTGAAGATACTTGGCGAAGTGCAAACCCTGAACAAATCGGTAAGATAACTGCAACAGGATACTTTTTTGCAAAAGAACTACGTAGCCAAGTAAAAGTACCAATAGGCTTATTAGAGTGCTCATGGGGAGGAACAAAGATTCAACCATGGCTTTCAGAAGAAACCTATATGGCCGACCCTAATATGAAAGCTTATTTTGAAGCTAGCCGAAAAGAATCGAAGGAAATCATTGAAATTATGGATTCCGAAGGTTATGTAGATACAGCTTATGAAGCAGAACTGGCTAAATGGAATACAGGTGGGAAAAAAGAAAGAAAACCAAAACCAACTATTGATCCGAGAGAAGATAGACAGTTACCTGCATCAGATTATAATGCGATGCTTTCTGCAATAATTCCTTTTGCTATAAAAGGTGGTATTTGGTACCAAGGAGAAAGTAATGCTGTTTTTATGCCAAATGAATATGAAGATTATTTAACGGCTATGATTAATAGTTGGAGAGCAGAATGGGGTCAGGGCGATTTTCCTTTTTACTGGGTACAATTAGCCGCATGTAATCGTGGTAATGATGAAGCTGATAAAGGTTGGGCAATAGTAAACGATGAATTACGTCGTACTTTAAAAGTGCCAAATACAGGTATGGCTGTTTTATATGATATTGGAGAACCTAAAGATATACACCCACATAATAAAATGGACGCAGGGAAGCGATTGGCGTTATGGGCATTAAAAAATGATTACAATATAAATGTTCCGGCAGTAAGTGGACCATTATATAAATCAATGAAAATTAAAGCTAAAAAAATTGAAATAGAATTTAGTGAGGTAGGCTCAGGGTTAATGGTTGGTCATAAAACACTTTTAGAAGATGCTATTTCGGTAAATGAACCTTTAAAATGGTTTGAAGTTAAAGGCTCAGATGGTATCTGGAAAAATGCAGAGGCTAAAATTTCATCAAAAAATACGATTACAGTTTGGAGTAAAGAGGTTTCAGAACCTGCTCAAGTTCGCTATGCATGGTCAGGTAACCCAGAGGGAGCAAATTTATATAATAAAGAAGGTTTACCGGCAGCTGTATTTTTAACGGAATAAAATTACCAAAGGAAAAAACATTTAGCATTTTGATTAAAAGAAGGTAAACTTTAATGTTATTAAATAATCCTGAGAACAAAAAGCAGATTGTAAAACTGAAAATTGGAGAACATGATTTGGTTAGAGAAGAAATTGCTTTGCAATGGAATGATAGAACTTTTAAATGATGAATTTAAAATTCACTTAAAAAAAAGGAATGAATTATAACATACGAGTGGAGTATAAAGTTCCTGATTACAAATACTAAACTAACCAACGAAAAACGATAACAAAGAGAAGATGAGAAGATTAAAACAAGTACTATTTATGTTTGTTTTGGGGTGTGTATTTACATTAAATGCACAACAAAAAATAACGGTAGATGTAAATGATAATGGAGAGCATTTTGAACATTATTGGAGTAAAATGGTGGGAGCAGGCCGAGCTAACGAAGGTTTAAGAGCTGGTTGGTTAGAACAGTTAGGGCAAGTTCAAGAAAATTGCGGATTTGAGTATGTACGTTTTCATGGTTTATTTCATGATGATATGTTTCCTGTTTTTGAAGAAAAAGGAAAAATTGTTTATAATTGGCAGTATATAGATGATTTGTTTGATAGAATGTTAGATTTAAAAGTAAAGCCATTTGTAGAGCTAGCTTTTTTTCCTAAAATTATTGCAGCTGAAAATAGTAAAACTCAATTTTGGTGGAAAGCCAACATAACACCTGACGAAGCAAAATATGATTTATGGCACGATTTAGTACAAGCTTTTACGCAACATTGTGTAGATAGATATGGAATAGAAGAAGTAAAAACATGGTATTTTGAAGTTTGGAATGAACCTAACCTGAGTAGAGGCTTTTGGAATGGCACCAAATCTCAATATTTTGAGCTATATAAACAATCGGCCTTAGCTGTGAAATCAGTAAATAATGAATTAAAAGTAGGAGGACCATCAACTAGTAATTTTGTTCCTGATACACGTTTTGAAGGTGAAACAACTAATGAAAATGTATCAGACGCTATTTTTAAAACTAAAGATATTAATGCTTTACAGTGGCATGGTGTATGGATTGAAGATTTTCTTACGTATTGTAAAAAAGAAAAACTTCCGGTAGATTTTGTGAGCACACATCCATACCCAACTGATTATGCTTTTAATCCAGAAACAGGAAAAGGAAGAGGACTTACTCGTTTTGTAGGTTCGTTAAAATTAGATTTAGAATGGTTAAATAAAACGATAGCTAAAAGTGCATACCCTGATGCTGAAATTCATTTAACAGAATGGAATACGAGTCCAAGTAGTCGTGATGAAACTCATGACCGTTTGCCTGCAGCGGCATATATTGTAAAATCTAATTTAGATTGTATTGGCTTAACAAATTCTTTAGCATTTTGGACATTTACTGATATTTTTGAAGAAAAAGGAGGTGCATCAAGTATATTTCATGGTGGTTTTGGAATGATAAATTTTCAAGGTCTTGTAAAACCATCGTATCATGCTTACAGAATGCTTCACAAACTTGGTGATCAAAAGTTATATAAAGATGATTATTTATTTGTCAGTAAAGATTCTGCAAATGGGAGCATAACCGCTTTAGCATATAATTATCCTGTAGAGTATGAAAATGCTGTACCGTCAGGTAAAAACAAACGTGAGGAAGGAACTTCTAAAAAATTAGATTTTATATTAACAGGCCTAAAAGCTAATACAAGATTTGAAATAGAAATTTTAGATAAAGATCATGGTAATATTCATAACCTTTGGGAATCAATGGGAAAACCAGAACCACCAACTCGCGAAGAAATTAAAGTTATGAAAACCTATGCAAATACGATGAAAACAGAGATTTTGATGGCAGATGAAAATGGTAAATTAGCCATAAATCATGTTATTACTCCTTGGAGTCTTGTACTAATCAAACAATTAAATTAATGCGTATTTTAAATTTCAAAAAAATCACATCTAAAATAAGTATACTTACTTTTGGCTCATTTTTAGTATTGTTATTATGTAACTGTACAGCAAATAAAAATGTAATTATAATTAATGGAGAGTCAGTAACTACCAATTTAATTTACGAAGCTAATTTTGATGGAGACTTAGCAAATTGGCAAGTAGAACAAATGCCAAAAGGGACTGTTGAAATTAATAAGAGCAAGTTAGAAATTGATGATGTCGCGGGTTGCACTGTTTGGCTTAAAG
Encoded proteins:
- a CDS encoding sialate O-acetylesterase, translated to MSHFYKFSVLLFIFFLPQIILADVTLNSLFSDHMVIQRDTKVPIWGWADANEKVEVSTSWGESEFVITGADGKWRVDIKTPKAGGPHIITVSGKNTIEITDVLSGDVWICTGQSNMDFSMSKFVRDAKDPKHQPLVEYIRKEVATVNDDWIRHIEVPQAASLFKKKLNFEDTWRSANPEQIGKITATGYFFAKELRSQVKVPIGLLECSWGGTKIQPWLSEETYMADPNMKAYFEASRKESKEIIEIMDSEGYVDTAYEAELAKWNTGGKKERKPKPTIDPREDRQLPASDYNAMLSAIIPFAIKGGIWYQGESNAVFMPNEYEDYLTAMINSWRAEWGQGDFPFYWVQLAACNRGNDEADKGWAIVNDELRRTLKVPNTGMAVLYDIGEPKDIHPHNKMDAGKRLALWALKNDYNINVPAVSGPLYKSMKIKAKKIEIEFSEVGSGLMVGHKTLLEDAISVNEPLKWFEVKGSDGIWKNAEAKISSKNTITVWSKEVSEPAQVRYAWSGNPEGANLYNKEGLPAAVFLTE